A genomic stretch from Bacteroidota bacterium includes:
- a CDS encoding RNA polymerase sigma factor, which produces MQVNTEEKKLIEGIVSKDEISFKIFVEKYQTFVLNVCFKFVQDFDDAQDLAQEVFIKVYDSASSFRGEAKISTWLYRISANKSLNYIRSKRKFSFLDRLNSLLNEDGEIQSKAAFNATDESTEDLKSNYIYQAIAELSDKQRVAFTLNKLENLSYKEISDVMQLSLSSIESLIHRAKLNLQKSLYVKFKKLN; this is translated from the coding sequence ATGCAGGTCAACACAGAGGAGAAAAAACTTATTGAAGGAATTGTCTCAAAAGATGAAATTAGTTTCAAAATTTTCGTTGAAAAATATCAGACTTTCGTCCTCAATGTGTGTTTCAAATTTGTACAGGATTTTGACGATGCACAAGATTTAGCTCAAGAGGTTTTTATTAAAGTGTATGATAGTGCAAGTAGCTTTCGTGGAGAAGCTAAAATATCAACTTGGCTGTATCGAATATCTGCAAACAAATCCCTGAATTATATTCGAAGTAAAAGAAAATTTAGTTTTCTAGATCGACTTAATTCTTTGCTTAATGAGGATGGAGAAATTCAAAGTAAAGCAGCTTTTAATGCCACTGATGAGTCGACTGAGGACTTAAAATCCAACTATATATATCAAGCCATTGCAGAATTATCCGACAAGCAAAGAGTTGCATTTACGCTCAATAAACTTGAAAATTTGAGTTATAAAGAGATCTCAGACGTTATGCAATTATCCCTTTCGTCAATTGAATCATTGATTCATCGAGCGAAGCTCAACTTACAAAAGAGCTTATATGTTAAATTTAAAAAACTAAACTAA